In Achromobacter xylosoxidans A8, a single window of DNA contains:
- a CDS encoding DUF817 domain-containing protein, whose protein sequence is MSHPAANDWPLIAGLQQWESRLASNLAGRGRFGVALYEFFRFGVKQAWACLFGGLMCALLLGTHWWYPQGAALARYDFLTLAALGIQALLLALRMETWSEARVILLFHVVGTGMEVFKTAAGSWIYPEASVLRIGGVPLFTGFMYAAVGSYLARVWRLFDFRFRAHPPVAATVALSVLIYVNFFAHHYIMDIRWGLFALTAILFARTWVYFRIWQVYRRMPLLLGFVLVALFIWFAENIGTFANAWRYPNQSQGWELVSIAKLGSWFLLMIISYVMVSVVNRPEEIDVADLPLRTGQGGGNSPSLIS, encoded by the coding sequence GTGAGCCATCCGGCGGCCAATGACTGGCCGCTCATCGCGGGGCTGCAGCAGTGGGAATCGCGGCTGGCCAGCAATCTGGCCGGCCGCGGCCGTTTTGGCGTCGCCCTCTACGAGTTCTTCCGCTTTGGCGTGAAGCAGGCTTGGGCCTGCCTGTTCGGCGGCCTGATGTGCGCGCTGCTGCTGGGTACGCACTGGTGGTATCCGCAGGGTGCCGCGCTGGCCCGCTACGATTTCCTGACCCTGGCGGCCTTGGGCATCCAGGCGCTGCTGCTGGCGCTGCGCATGGAAACCTGGAGCGAGGCGCGCGTGATCCTGCTGTTCCATGTGGTGGGCACCGGCATGGAAGTGTTCAAGACGGCCGCGGGCTCGTGGATCTATCCCGAGGCCAGCGTGCTGCGCATCGGCGGCGTGCCGCTGTTCACGGGCTTCATGTATGCGGCGGTGGGCAGTTACCTGGCCCGCGTCTGGCGCCTGTTCGACTTCCGCTTCCGTGCCCATCCGCCGGTGGCGGCCACCGTGGCGCTGTCGGTGCTGATCTACGTGAATTTCTTCGCGCACCACTACATCATGGATATCCGGTGGGGCCTGTTTGCGCTGACCGCCATCCTGTTCGCGCGCACCTGGGTGTATTTCCGCATCTGGCAGGTCTATCGCCGCATGCCGCTGTTGCTGGGTTTCGTGCTGGTGGCCCTGTTCATCTGGTTCGCCGAGAACATCGGCACCTTCGCCAATGCCTGGCGCTATCCCAATCAGTCGCAGGGCTGGGAGCTGGTGTCCATCGCCAAGCTGGGCTCTTGGTTCCTGCTGATGATCATCAGCTATGTGATGGTCAGCGTGGTCAACCGGCCCGAGGAAATCGATGTTGCCGATTTGCCTCTGCGGACGGGGCAGGGCGGTGGAAATAGCCCGTCCCTGATTTCCTGA
- the rpsF gene encoding 30S ribosomal protein S6, with the protein MRHYEVVFIVHPDQSEQVPAMVERYQALVTGQGGSVHRLEDWGRRQLAYPIQKLVKAHYVCLNIECGQATLDELEHSFRYNDAVLRHLVIKTKKAQATPSIMMKSVEREEARKASAEAAAPAQAE; encoded by the coding sequence ATGCGTCACTACGAAGTGGTGTTTATCGTTCACCCCGACCAAAGCGAGCAAGTGCCCGCCATGGTCGAGCGTTACCAAGCGCTGGTCACGGGCCAAGGCGGCTCGGTTCACCGCCTGGAAGACTGGGGCCGCCGTCAACTGGCCTACCCGATCCAGAAGCTCGTCAAGGCTCACTACGTCTGCCTGAACATCGAGTGCGGCCAAGCCACGCTGGATGAGCTGGAACACTCGTTCCGCTACAACGACGCCGTTCTGCGCCACCTGGTCATCAAGACCAAGAAGGCTCAAGCCACGCCCTCGATCATGATGAAGTCGGTCGAACGCGAAGAAGCCCGCAAGGCTTCGGCTGAAGCAGCAGCGCCGGCTCAGGCCGAGTAA
- the rplI gene encoding 50S ribosomal protein L9, which translates to MQVILLEKVVNLGNLGEVVRVRDGYARNFLIPQRKARRATDAALKEFEARRAELEKAQAEKLAAAQALGERLAGFQLKVAQKAGVDGRLFGSVTNADIAEGLKKAGFEAVEKAQVRLPNGQLKAVGEFPIQVALHADVLVDVTVLVEGELS; encoded by the coding sequence ATGCAAGTTATTCTGCTCGAAAAAGTCGTCAACCTGGGTAACCTCGGTGAAGTCGTCCGCGTGCGTGATGGCTACGCCCGCAACTTCCTGATCCCCCAGCGCAAGGCCCGTCGCGCAACCGACGCCGCCCTGAAGGAATTCGAAGCGCGCCGCGCCGAACTGGAAAAGGCCCAGGCTGAAAAGCTGGCCGCTGCCCAGGCTCTGGGCGAGCGTCTCGCCGGCTTCCAGCTGAAGGTTGCCCAGAAGGCTGGCGTCGACGGCCGTCTGTTCGGCTCGGTCACCAACGCCGACATCGCCGAAGGCCTGAAGAAGGCTGGCTTCGAAGCCGTCGAAAAGGCGCAAGTGCGCCTGCCCAACGGCCAACTGAAGGCGGTCGGCGAGTTCCCGATCCAGGTTGCCCTGCACGCCGACGTGCTGGTCGACGTGACGGTCCTGGTCGAAGGCGAACTGTCCTAA
- a CDS encoding replicative DNA helicase produces MNTPADSQLEYLRVPPHSIEAEQSVLGGLLLDNSAWDRIADVLVEEDFYRHDHRLIWHHIARLIGLARPADVITVNESLISAGKAEDAGGLAYLNALAHNTPSAANIRRYGEIVRERAMLRKLVTIADEISSAALNPQGKEARQLLDEAESKVFKIAQEGARGAAGFQEIQPLLTQVVERIDELYHREGSSDVTGVPTGFTDLDKMTSGMQGGDLIIVAGRPSMGKTSFSMNIGEHVAIEQGLPVAVFSMEMGAVQLAMRMLGSVGLLDQHRMRTGKLIADDWPRVTHAVQLMQDAQVYIDETPALSPMEVRARTRRLARQCGQLGLIIIDYLQLMSGNGSGENRATEVSEISRSLKGLAKELNCPLIALSQLNRSLEQRPNKRPVMSDLRESGAIEQDADVILFIYRDEVYNPDSPDKGTAEIIIGKQRNGPIGTVRLTFQGSSTRFLNFSGAQPRDMY; encoded by the coding sequence ATGAATACACCCGCCGATTCCCAGCTCGAGTACCTGCGCGTTCCTCCCCATTCCATCGAGGCTGAACAGTCGGTCCTGGGCGGCCTGCTGCTGGACAACTCAGCCTGGGACCGCATCGCCGACGTGCTGGTGGAAGAAGACTTCTATCGCCACGACCATCGCCTGATCTGGCACCACATCGCCCGTCTCATCGGGCTGGCGCGTCCGGCCGACGTGATCACGGTCAACGAGTCCCTGATCAGCGCGGGCAAGGCCGAAGACGCCGGCGGCCTGGCCTACCTGAACGCGTTGGCGCACAACACGCCGTCCGCCGCCAACATCCGGCGCTACGGCGAAATCGTGCGCGAGCGCGCCATGTTGCGCAAGCTGGTGACGATCGCCGACGAGATTTCGTCGGCCGCCCTGAATCCGCAGGGCAAGGAAGCCCGCCAGTTGCTGGACGAGGCCGAGTCCAAGGTGTTCAAGATCGCCCAGGAAGGCGCGCGCGGCGCCGCCGGCTTCCAGGAGATCCAGCCTCTGCTCACGCAGGTGGTCGAGCGCATCGACGAGCTCTATCACCGCGAAGGCAGTTCCGACGTGACCGGCGTGCCTACCGGTTTCACCGACCTGGACAAGATGACGTCCGGCATGCAGGGCGGCGACCTGATCATCGTGGCCGGCCGTCCGTCCATGGGCAAGACCTCGTTCTCCATGAACATCGGCGAACACGTGGCCATCGAACAGGGTCTGCCAGTGGCTGTGTTTTCCATGGAAATGGGCGCCGTGCAATTGGCGATGCGTATGCTGGGTTCGGTGGGCCTGCTGGACCAGCACCGCATGCGTACCGGCAAGCTGATCGCCGACGATTGGCCGCGCGTGACGCACGCGGTGCAGCTGATGCAGGACGCCCAGGTTTACATCGACGAAACGCCCGCGCTCAGCCCGATGGAAGTGCGCGCGCGCACGCGCCGCCTGGCGCGCCAGTGCGGCCAGCTGGGCCTGATCATCATCGACTACCTGCAGCTTATGTCGGGGAACGGCTCGGGCGAAAACCGCGCCACCGAAGTGTCGGAAATCAGCCGTTCGCTCAAGGGCCTGGCCAAGGAACTCAACTGCCCGCTGATCGCGCTGTCGCAGTTGAACCGAAGCCTGGAACAGCGCCCCAACAAGCGTCCCGTGATGAGCGATCTGCGCGAATCCGGCGCCATCGAACAGGACGCCGACGTGATCCTGTTCATCTACCGCGACGAGGTCTATAACCCCGACTCGCCGGACAAGGGCAC
- the folE2 gene encoding GTP cyclohydrolase FolE2 has product MNSPIDPAIVMPDVQSSADTRHIPIQRVGIRGVRHPMLIESGDGSPQGTVANWTLTVALPPEEKGTHMSRFVALLEKYRSTPMTPTLFRAMAADMLPLLHAERGDITAAFPYFINKSAPISGVQSLLDYEVQWIARAQGDEVEFELIVQVPVTSLCPCSKAISEYGAHNQRSHVTVSAILNADIGMDGVIRLIEEEGSCELWGLLKRPDEKYVTERAYDNPKFVEDLVRDVAARLNAHPGIARYRVEAENFESIHNHSAYAVVEG; this is encoded by the coding sequence ATGAATTCTCCGATCGACCCCGCCATCGTGATGCCCGACGTCCAGAGTTCGGCGGACACCCGGCACATCCCGATTCAGCGCGTGGGCATCCGTGGCGTGCGCCACCCCATGTTGATTGAAAGCGGCGACGGCTCGCCCCAGGGCACCGTGGCCAACTGGACGCTGACCGTGGCCCTGCCGCCCGAAGAAAAGGGGACGCACATGTCCCGCTTCGTGGCCCTGCTGGAAAAGTACCGCAGCACCCCCATGACGCCGACCCTGTTCCGCGCCATGGCGGCCGACATGCTGCCGCTGCTGCATGCCGAGCGCGGCGACATCACCGCAGCCTTCCCGTACTTCATCAACAAGTCCGCCCCGATCTCTGGCGTGCAGAGCCTGCTGGACTACGAAGTGCAGTGGATCGCCCGAGCCCAGGGCGACGAGGTCGAGTTCGAACTGATCGTGCAGGTGCCCGTCACCAGCCTCTGTCCGTGTTCCAAGGCCATCTCCGAGTACGGCGCGCACAACCAGCGCTCGCACGTCACGGTGTCCGCCATCCTGAATGCCGACATCGGCATGGACGGCGTCATCCGCCTGATCGAGGAAGAGGGCTCCTGCGAGCTGTGGGGTCTGCTCAAGCGCCCGGACGAGAAGTACGTCACCGAACGCGCCTACGACAACCCCAAGTTCGTCGAGGACCTGGTGCGCGACGTGGCTGCCCGCCTGAACGCGCACCCCGGCATTGCCCGCTACCGCGTGGAAGCCGAGAACTTTGAATCCATCCACAACCACTCGGCCTACGCCGTCGTGGAAGGCTGA
- the rpsR gene encoding 30S ribosomal protein S18 yields MAFFGKRKEKRKFTQQNPLFKRRKFCRFTAAGVEEIDYKDLDTLRDFVQENGKIIPARLTGTKAIYQRQLDTAIKRARFLALLPYTDNHN; encoded by the coding sequence ATGGCTTTCTTCGGAAAACGCAAGGAAAAACGCAAATTCACGCAGCAGAACCCGCTTTTCAAGCGTCGTAAGTTCTGCCGCTTCACCGCTGCCGGCGTGGAAGAGATCGACTACAAGGATCTGGACACCCTGCGCGACTTCGTGCAAGAAAACGGCAAGATCATCCCGGCTCGCCTGACCGGCACCAAGGCAATCTACCAGCGTCAGCTGGACACCGCCATCAAGCGCGCGCGCTTCCTGGCCCTGTTGCCTTACACCGACAACCACAACTAA
- the priB gene encoding primosomal replication protein N has protein sequence MNKLELSARVLECEPLRHTPAGLPALEMVLAHESEVVEAGHPRRVELTIAAVALGDLALLLKDTALGSELLVQGFLAPTRKDSVKVKLHLQQARRISGSAGRDPLVA, from the coding sequence ATGAACAAGCTGGAACTCAGCGCCCGCGTTCTCGAATGCGAGCCTTTGCGCCACACTCCCGCCGGTTTGCCCGCACTGGAAATGGTGCTGGCGCACGAGTCGGAAGTCGTCGAAGCAGGCCACCCGCGCCGCGTCGAATTGACTATCGCGGCCGTGGCACTGGGCGATCTGGCGTTGCTGTTGAAGGACACCGCGCTAGGGTCCGAATTGCTGGTGCAGGGCTTTCTGGCTCCCACCCGCAAGGACTCGGTGAAGGTCAAGCTGCATTTGCAGCAGGCACGCAGGATCAGCGGCAGCGCAGGACGCGATCCGCTGGTGGCTTGA